The proteins below come from a single Beutenbergia cavernae DSM 12333 genomic window:
- the rplB gene encoding 50S ribosomal protein L2: MGIRKYKPTTPGRRGSSVADFVEVTRSEPEKSLVRPLSKSGGRNSTGRITSRRRGGGHKRAYRVIDFRRHDKDGVPAKVAHIEYDPNRTARIALLHYADGEKRYIVAPNRLKQGDRIENGPAADIKPGNNLPLRNIPTGTVIHAVELRPGGGAKIARSAGSSVQLVAKDGPYAQLRMPSGEIRNVDARCRATIGEVGNAEQSNINWGKAGRMRWKGKRPSVRGVAMNPVDHPHGGGEGKTSGGRHPVSPWGQPEGRTRRPGKPSDKLIVRRRRTGKKR, translated from the coding sequence ATGGGAATCCGCAAGTACAAGCCGACGACGCCGGGCCGGCGCGGCTCGTCCGTCGCCGACTTCGTCGAGGTCACCCGCTCGGAGCCGGAGAAGTCGCTCGTCCGTCCGCTCAGCAAGAGCGGCGGCCGGAACTCGACGGGGCGCATCACGTCCCGTCGCCGGGGTGGCGGGCACAAGCGCGCCTACCGGGTGATCGACTTCCGCCGTCACGACAAGGACGGCGTGCCCGCGAAGGTCGCGCACATCGAGTACGACCCGAACCGCACGGCACGCATCGCGCTGCTGCACTACGCGGACGGCGAGAAGCGCTACATCGTCGCGCCGAACCGCCTGAAGCAGGGTGACCGGATCGAGAACGGGCCGGCCGCCGACATCAAGCCGGGCAACAACCTGCCGCTGCGCAACATCCCGACGGGCACCGTGATCCACGCCGTCGAGCTGCGCCCCGGCGGCGGAGCGAAGATCGCGCGTTCGGCCGGTTCGTCCGTCCAGCTCGTGGCGAAGGACGGGCCGTACGCGCAGCTGCGCATGCCGTCCGGCGAGATCCGCAACGTCGACGCACGCTGCCGCGCGACGATCGGCGAGGTGGGCAACGCCGAGCAGTCGAACATCAACTGGGGCAAGGCCGGCCGCATGCGGTGGAAGGGCAAGCGCCCGTCCGTCCGCGGTGTCGCCATGAACCCGGTCGACCACCCGCACGGTGGTGGCGAGGGCAAGACGTCCGGTGGGCGTCACCCGGTGAGCCCCTGGGGGCAGCCTGAGGGCCGCACCCGCCGCCCCGGCAAGCCGAGCGACAAGCTCATCGTGCGCCGTCGGCGTACCGGCAAGAAGC
- the rplW gene encoding 50S ribosomal protein L23 produces the protein MTASPIHAKDPRDVLIAPVVSEKSYGLLDEGKYTFLVDPRSNKTEIKIAVEQVFGVKVASVNTANRPGKSRRTRFGIGKRKDTKRAIVTLREGTIDIFGGPIG, from the coding sequence GTGACCGCGAGCCCGATCCACGCCAAGGACCCGCGCGACGTCCTCATCGCGCCGGTCGTCTCGGAGAAGAGCTACGGGCTCCTCGACGAGGGCAAGTACACGTTCCTCGTGGACCCCCGCTCGAACAAGACGGAGATCAAGATCGCCGTCGAGCAGGTCTTCGGGGTCAAGGTCGCTTCCGTCAACACCGCCAACCGGCCGGGCAAGTCCCGCCGCACGCGGTTCGGGATCGGCAAGCGCAAGGACACCAAGCGCGCGATCGTCACGCTGCGCGAGGGCACGATCGACATCTTCGGCGGGCCGATCGGCTGA
- the rplD gene encoding 50S ribosomal protein L4, translating into MAAESTLTVDVIDAKGKKSGTADLPADVFDVQTNVPLIHQVVVAQLAAARQGTHKTKTRGEVRGGGKKPYRQKGTGRARQGSTRAPQFAGGGVVHGPVPRDYSQRTPKKMKAAALRGALSDRARADRVHVVSGFVADAPSTKAALAVLGQVTEAERVLVVLERTDTTAWLSLRNVPAVHLIHPDQLNTYDVLVSDDVVFTRGALEQFLAPAAGGDAEEAGK; encoded by the coding sequence ATGGCTGCCGAGAGCACACTGACCGTCGACGTCATCGACGCGAAGGGCAAGAAGTCCGGCACCGCCGACCTGCCCGCCGACGTGTTCGACGTCCAGACGAACGTGCCCCTGATCCACCAGGTCGTCGTCGCGCAGCTGGCGGCGGCACGGCAGGGGACGCACAAGACCAAGACGCGCGGCGAGGTCCGCGGCGGCGGCAAGAAGCCGTACCGCCAGAAGGGCACCGGTCGCGCCCGCCAGGGTTCGACCCGCGCTCCGCAGTTCGCCGGCGGTGGCGTCGTGCACGGGCCCGTCCCGCGCGACTACAGCCAGCGGACCCCGAAGAAGATGAAGGCCGCCGCGCTGCGTGGCGCGCTCAGCGACCGCGCGCGGGCCGACCGCGTGCACGTGGTCTCCGGGTTCGTCGCCGACGCGCCGTCGACCAAGGCGGCCCTCGCGGTGCTCGGCCAGGTCACGGAGGCGGAGCGGGTGCTGGTCGTGCTCGAGCGCACCGACACCACCGCGTGGCTCAGCCTGCGCAACGTGCCGGCTGTGCACCTCATCCACCCTGACCAGCTCAACACGTACGACGTCCTCGTCAGCGACGACGTCGTCTTCACCCGCGGCGCGCTCGAGCAGTTCCTCGCTCCGGCCGCCGGCGGCGACGCCGAGGAGGCCGGCAAGTGA
- the rplC gene encoding 50S ribosomal protein L3, whose amino-acid sequence MTSPTTSAAAVTALLGTKLGMTQVWDDAGRLVPVTVVQVGTNVVSAVRTPETDGYSAVQLAFGQIDPRKVTQPLKGHFAKAGVTPRRHVAEIRTGDAAEYTPGQELTVEVFAAGQGVDVVGTTKGKGTAGVMKRHGFSGVGASHGAHRNHRKAGSIGGASTPSRVFRGLRMAGRMGNDRHTVQNLKIHAVDAEKGLLLVTGALPGPRGGLVVVKTASKEA is encoded by the coding sequence ATGACTTCACCCACCACCAGTGCAGCCGCCGTGACGGCGCTGCTCGGGACCAAGCTCGGCATGACCCAGGTCTGGGACGACGCCGGTCGGCTGGTGCCCGTGACGGTCGTCCAGGTCGGCACCAACGTCGTCAGCGCGGTCCGGACCCCCGAGACCGACGGCTACTCCGCCGTCCAGCTCGCGTTCGGCCAGATCGACCCGCGCAAGGTGACGCAGCCTCTCAAGGGCCACTTCGCGAAGGCGGGCGTCACGCCTCGCCGTCACGTCGCCGAGATCCGCACGGGCGACGCCGCCGAGTACACGCCCGGCCAGGAGCTCACCGTCGAGGTGTTCGCGGCCGGCCAGGGCGTCGACGTCGTCGGCACCACCAAGGGCAAGGGCACCGCAGGCGTCATGAAGCGGCACGGGTTCTCCGGTGTCGGGGCTTCGCACGGTGCGCACCGCAACCACCGCAAGGCCGGATCGATCGGTGGCGCCTCGACGCCGTCGCGCGTGTTCCGCGGCCTCCGGATGGCCGGTCGCATGGGCAACGACCGGCACACCGTCCAGAACCTCAAGATCCACGCGGTCGACGCCGAGAAGGGTCTCCTCCTCGTGACCGGGGCCCTCCCCGGCCCGCGCGGCGGGCTCGTCGTCGTCAAGACCGCCTCGAAGGAGGCCTGA
- the rpsJ gene encoding 30S ribosomal protein S10: MAGQKIRIRLKSYDHEVIDSSARKIVDTVTRAGATVVGPVPLPTEKNVFCVIRSPHKYKDSRDHFEMRTHKRLIDIIDPTPKAVDSLMRLDLPADVNIEIKL, from the coding sequence ATGGCGGGACAGAAGATCCGCATCCGGCTCAAGTCCTACGACCACGAGGTCATCGACAGCTCGGCGCGCAAGATCGTCGACACGGTGACGCGCGCTGGTGCGACGGTCGTGGGTCCGGTGCCGCTGCCGACGGAGAAGAACGTGTTCTGCGTCATTCGTTCGCCGCACAAGTACAAGGACAGCCGCGACCACTTCGAGATGCGCACGCACAAGCGGCTGATCGACATCATCGACCCGACGCCGAAGGCGGTCGACTCGCTCATGCGCCTCGACCTCCCGGCCGACGTCAACATCGAGATCAAGCTCTAA
- the tuf gene encoding elongation factor Tu, which yields MAKAKFERTKPHVNIGTIGHVDHGKTTLTAAISKVLHDKYPDLNPFTPFDEIDKAPEEKQRGITINIAHVEYQTEKRHYAHVDAPGHADYIKNMITGAAQMDGAILVVAATDGPMAQTREHVLLARQVGVPYLLVALNKSDMVDDEEILELVEMEVRELLSSQGFDGDDAPVIRVSGLKALEGDPEWVKTVEELMDAVDESVPEPVRDMDKPFLMPIEDVFTITGRGTVVTGKVERGKLAINSEVEIVGIRPAQKTTVTGIEMFHKQMDEAWAGENCGLLLRGTKREDVERGQVVVKPGTNTPHTQFEAQVYILSKAEGGRDNPFYSNYRPQFYFRTTDVTGVITLPEGTQMVMPGDNTEMTVDLIQPIAMEEGLGFAIREGGRTIGSGKVTKILA from the coding sequence GTGGCGAAGGCCAAGTTCGAGCGGACCAAGCCGCACGTCAACATCGGCACCATCGGTCACGTCGACCATGGCAAGACGACGCTGACGGCCGCCATCTCGAAGGTGCTGCACGACAAGTACCCCGACCTGAACCCCTTCACGCCGTTCGACGAGATCGACAAGGCGCCGGAGGAGAAGCAGCGCGGCATCACGATCAACATCGCGCACGTCGAGTACCAGACGGAGAAGCGTCACTACGCGCACGTCGACGCGCCGGGTCACGCCGACTACATCAAGAACATGATCACGGGTGCCGCGCAGATGGACGGCGCGATCCTCGTGGTCGCGGCGACCGACGGCCCGATGGCCCAGACGCGCGAGCACGTGCTGCTCGCCCGCCAGGTCGGCGTGCCGTACCTGCTCGTCGCGCTCAACAAGTCCGACATGGTCGACGACGAGGAGATCCTCGAGCTCGTCGAGATGGAGGTCCGCGAGCTGCTGTCGTCGCAGGGCTTCGACGGCGACGACGCCCCGGTCATCCGCGTCTCGGGCCTCAAGGCCCTCGAGGGCGACCCGGAGTGGGTCAAGACCGTCGAGGAGCTCATGGACGCCGTGGACGAGTCCGTCCCGGAGCCCGTGCGCGACATGGACAAGCCGTTCCTCATGCCGATCGAGGACGTCTTCACGATCACCGGTCGTGGCACGGTCGTCACCGGCAAGGTGGAGCGCGGCAAGCTCGCGATCAACTCCGAGGTCGAGATCGTCGGCATCCGCCCGGCGCAGAAGACCACCGTCACGGGCATCGAGATGTTCCACAAGCAGATGGACGAGGCGTGGGCCGGCGAGAACTGTGGCCTGCTTCTTCGCGGGACCAAGCGTGAGGACGTCGAGCGCGGCCAGGTCGTCGTGAAGCCGGGTACGAACACGCCGCACACCCAGTTCGAGGCGCAGGTCTACATCCTGTCCAAGGCTGAGGGTGGGCGTGACAACCCGTTCTACTCGAACTACCGCCCGCAGTTCTACTTCCGCACCACGGACGTCACCGGCGTCATCACGCTGCCCGAGGGCACGCAGATGGTCATGCCGGGCGACAACACCGAGATGACGGTCGACCTGATCCAGCCGATCGCCATGGAAGAGGGCCTCGGGTTCGCCATCCGTGAGGGTGGTCGCACCATCGGCTCCGGCAAGGTCACCAAGATCCTCGCCTGA
- the fusA gene encoding elongation factor G codes for MALDVLTDLTKVRNIGIMAHIDAGKTTTTERILFYTGVNYKIGETHDGASTTDWMEQEQERGITITSAAVTCFWNGTQINIIDTPGHVDFTVEVERSLRVLDGAVAVFDGKEGVEPQSETVWRQADKYDVPRICFVNKMDKLGADFYFTVDTIVGRLGARPLVLQLPIGAENDFIGVVDLVEMRALVWPADSKGDTTMGAKYEVQEIPADLREKADEYRAKLIETVAETDDALLEKFFAGEELTVAEIKAGIRKLTVASEIYPVLCGSAFKNRGVQPMLDAVVDYLPSPLDVPAVEGHSVKDEEETITRAPDSSAPFAALAYKIATHPFFGKLIYVRVYSGKVTPGTQVINATKGKKERIGKLFQMHANKENPVDEATAGHIYAFIGLKDVTTGDTLSDIANPVVLESMTFPDPVIEVAIEPKTKGDQEKLSTAIQKLAEEDPTFQVMLDQETGQTVIKGMGELHLDILVDRMRREFKVEANVGKPQVAYRETIRRKVEKVEYVHKKQTGGSGQFAKVQMTFEPLDTAEGELYEFVNSVTGGRIPREYIPSVDHGIQDAMQAGVLAGYPLVGVKATLLDGAYHEVDSSEMAFKIAGSMVLKEGVRRADPVLLEPLMDVEVRTPEEYMGDVIGDLNSRRGHIQSMQDASGVKVVRALVPLSELFGYIGDLRSKTQGRAVYSMQFDSYAEVPRNVAEEIIKKTRGE; via the coding sequence GTGGCACTGGACGTGCTGACGGACCTGACCAAGGTCCGCAACATCGGCATCATGGCGCACATCGATGCCGGCAAGACGACGACGACCGAGCGGATCCTGTTCTACACGGGCGTCAACTACAAGATCGGCGAGACCCACGACGGCGCCTCGACGACCGACTGGATGGAACAGGAGCAGGAGCGCGGCATCACGATCACGTCGGCCGCCGTGACCTGCTTCTGGAACGGCACCCAGATCAACATCATCGACACGCCCGGCCACGTCGACTTCACCGTCGAGGTGGAGCGGAGCCTGCGCGTGCTCGACGGTGCTGTCGCCGTCTTCGACGGCAAGGAGGGTGTCGAGCCGCAGTCGGAGACCGTGTGGCGGCAGGCCGACAAGTACGACGTCCCGCGCATCTGCTTCGTCAACAAGATGGACAAGCTCGGCGCCGACTTCTACTTCACGGTCGACACGATCGTCGGCCGCCTGGGTGCCCGTCCGCTCGTGCTGCAGCTCCCCATCGGCGCCGAGAACGACTTCATCGGCGTCGTCGACCTCGTCGAGATGCGCGCGCTCGTGTGGCCCGCGGACTCCAAGGGCGACACGACCATGGGCGCCAAGTACGAGGTGCAGGAGATCCCGGCCGACCTGCGTGAGAAGGCCGACGAGTACCGCGCCAAGCTCATCGAGACGGTCGCCGAGACCGACGACGCCCTGCTCGAGAAGTTCTTCGCGGGCGAGGAGCTCACGGTCGCCGAGATCAAGGCCGGCATCCGGAAGCTCACCGTCGCCAGCGAGATCTACCCGGTGCTGTGCGGCTCCGCGTTCAAGAACCGCGGCGTCCAGCCGATGCTCGACGCCGTCGTGGACTACCTCCCGTCGCCGCTCGACGTGCCGGCTGTCGAGGGCCACTCGGTGAAGGACGAGGAAGAGACCATCACGCGGGCTCCGGACTCGAGCGCGCCGTTCGCGGCGCTCGCGTACAAGATCGCCACGCACCCGTTCTTCGGCAAGCTCATCTACGTCCGCGTGTACTCGGGCAAGGTCACGCCCGGCACGCAGGTCATCAACGCGACCAAGGGCAAGAAGGAGCGCATCGGGAAGCTCTTCCAGATGCACGCCAACAAGGAGAACCCGGTCGACGAGGCGACGGCGGGGCACATCTACGCCTTCATCGGCCTCAAGGACGTCACGACGGGCGACACGCTCTCGGACATCGCGAACCCGGTGGTCCTCGAGTCCATGACGTTCCCGGACCCGGTCATCGAGGTCGCGATCGAGCCGAAGACCAAGGGTGACCAGGAGAAGCTCTCCACGGCGATCCAGAAGCTCGCCGAGGAGGACCCGACGTTCCAGGTCATGCTCGACCAGGAGACCGGTCAGACGGTCATCAAGGGCATGGGCGAGCTCCACCTCGACATCCTCGTCGACCGCATGCGTCGCGAGTTCAAGGTCGAGGCGAACGTCGGCAAGCCGCAGGTCGCGTACCGCGAGACCATCCGCCGCAAGGTGGAGAAGGTCGAGTACGTGCACAAGAAGCAGACCGGTGGTTCGGGCCAGTTCGCGAAGGTCCAGATGACGTTCGAGCCGCTCGACACCGCCGAGGGCGAGCTGTACGAGTTCGTGAACTCGGTGACCGGTGGTCGCATCCCGCGGGAGTACATCCCGAGCGTCGACCACGGGATCCAGGACGCGATGCAGGCAGGTGTGCTGGCGGGCTACCCGCTCGTCGGCGTCAAGGCCACGCTGCTCGACGGCGCCTACCACGAGGTCGACTCCTCGGAGATGGCGTTCAAGATCGCCGGCTCGATGGTCCTCAAGGAAGGCGTGCGGCGTGCCGACCCGGTGCTCCTCGAGCCCCTCATGGACGTCGAGGTGCGCACGCCCGAGGAGTACATGGGCGACGTCATCGGCGACCTGAACTCGCGACGTGGACACATCCAGTCGATGCAGGACGCGAGCGGCGTTAAGGTTGTTCGCGCTCTGGTGCCGCTGTCGGAGCTGTTCGGCTACATCGGCGACCTGCGCAGCAAGACGCAGGGCCGTGCGGTGTACTCGATGCAGTTCGACAGCTACGCCGAGGTTCCTCGGAACGTCGCCGAGGAGATCATCAAGAAGACCCGGGGCGAGTAG
- the rpsG gene encoding 30S ribosomal protein S7: MPRKGPAPKRPLVVDPVYGSPTVTQLVNRVLVDGKKSTAERIVYGALEGVRDKTQGDPATVLKRALDNVRPSLEVKSRRVGGTTYQVPVDVRPSRATALAMRWLVDYSRVRREKTMTERLMNEILDASNGLGAAVKRREDTHKMAESNKAFAHYRW, translated from the coding sequence ATGCCTCGCAAGGGCCCCGCCCCGAAGCGGCCGCTCGTCGTCGACCCGGTCTACGGATCGCCGACAGTCACGCAGCTCGTCAACCGTGTGCTCGTGGACGGCAAGAAGTCCACCGCCGAGCGGATCGTCTACGGCGCCCTCGAGGGTGTGCGCGACAAGACGCAGGGCGACCCGGCGACGGTGCTCAAGCGCGCGCTGGACAACGTCCGCCCCTCGCTCGAGGTCAAGTCCCGCCGGGTCGGCGGCACCACCTACCAGGTGCCGGTCGACGTTCGCCCGTCGCGCGCCACGGCGCTCGCGATGCGCTGGCTCGTCGACTACTCCCGCGTCCGTCGTGAGAAGACGATGACGGAGCGGCTCATGAACGAGATCCTCGATGCCTCGAACGGGCTCGGCGCGGCGGTGAAGCGTCGCGAGGACACCCACAAGATGGCCGAGTCCAACAAGGCGTTCGCGCACTACCGCTGGTAG
- the rpsL gene encoding 30S ribosomal protein S12 encodes MPTIQQLVRKGRKDKATKTKTPALKGSPQRRGVCTRVYTTTPRKPNSALRKVARVKLSSQMEVTAYIPGVGHNLQEHSIVLVRGGRVADLPGVRYKIVRGALDTQGVRGRQQARSRYGAKKEKK; translated from the coding sequence GTGCCCACGATCCAGCAGCTGGTCCGCAAGGGCCGCAAGGACAAGGCCACCAAGACGAAGACCCCGGCGCTCAAGGGTTCGCCCCAGCGTCGTGGCGTGTGCACCCGCGTGTACACGACGACCCCGCGCAAGCCGAACTCGGCGCTGCGCAAGGTGGCTCGCGTCAAGCTGTCCAGCCAGATGGAGGTCACTGCCTACATCCCGGGCGTGGGCCACAACCTCCAGGAGCACTCGATCGTGCTCGTGCGCGGCGGCCGGGTCGCCGACCTGCCGGGCGTGCGCTACAAGATCGTGCGCGGCGCACTGGACACCCAGGGAGTTCGCGGTCGCCAGCAGGCCCGCAGCCGCTACGGCGCGAAGAAGGAGAAGAAGTAA
- a CDS encoding MFS transporter, with protein sequence MTNSAGAHAPSGGGAPAVVDPRRGASALRYGVGMFGTSLPINMFRAYMTIYYVDELGLDTYWYGIVMVAYAIIDAVDNPVFGYLTDRTRSRWGRRKPWLVVGAPVLALALVVFFSPPENASDVVILVWFAVFAIGMETVDSLINASYGALLPEMFPGERERAKANAVRQAFQLAAMVIGIALTPIVVDLLGYATTAIVYGVVAAAVILWSALGAKENPAVQTEPGPRIWDSVKVIFSTAKFWAVAITGGLYAGATGLIIAAIPFLAEYTLVLAAWQTSVLFASVLLVAVACLPLWTAVVRRRGALWTWQWALVAFAVAMLPMLLARDFVVAVVCGIVIGVGYSGVLATADLVVAKLLDEDTLRTGVHREGMFLAAIGFFNRLNGLVRGAAFVLAGALFGFRSGDNPGDRPDQAGLFLAVVAPAAFLALAAIAARFVRFDDDVTPPDIDAVIAAERMDEQR encoded by the coding sequence ATGACGAACAGCGCCGGGGCCCACGCCCCGTCCGGCGGGGGCGCCCCCGCCGTGGTGGACCCGCGACGCGGTGCGAGCGCACTGCGGTACGGCGTCGGCATGTTCGGCACCTCGCTGCCGATCAATATGTTCCGCGCGTACATGACGATCTACTACGTCGACGAGCTGGGGCTCGACACGTACTGGTACGGGATCGTCATGGTCGCCTACGCGATCATCGACGCCGTCGACAACCCGGTCTTCGGCTACCTCACGGACCGGACCCGGAGCCGATGGGGCAGGCGGAAGCCCTGGCTGGTCGTCGGCGCACCGGTACTGGCCCTCGCGCTCGTCGTGTTCTTCTCCCCGCCCGAGAACGCCAGCGACGTCGTCATCCTCGTCTGGTTCGCGGTGTTCGCGATCGGGATGGAGACCGTCGACTCCCTGATCAACGCGAGCTACGGCGCCCTCCTGCCCGAGATGTTCCCCGGCGAGCGCGAACGGGCGAAGGCCAACGCCGTCCGGCAGGCGTTCCAGCTCGCCGCCATGGTGATCGGCATCGCACTGACGCCGATCGTCGTGGACCTGCTCGGTTACGCGACGACGGCGATCGTGTACGGAGTCGTCGCCGCGGCGGTCATCCTGTGGTCGGCCCTCGGGGCGAAGGAGAACCCCGCCGTCCAGACCGAGCCGGGTCCGCGCATCTGGGACTCGGTCAAGGTCATCTTCAGCACCGCGAAGTTCTGGGCGGTCGCGATCACGGGTGGCCTGTACGCGGGTGCCACGGGACTCATCATCGCGGCCATCCCGTTCCTCGCGGAGTACACGCTCGTCCTGGCCGCCTGGCAGACGTCCGTCCTGTTCGCGTCCGTGCTGCTCGTGGCGGTGGCGTGCCTCCCGCTGTGGACGGCCGTGGTCCGACGGCGCGGCGCGCTCTGGACGTGGCAGTGGGCGCTCGTCGCGTTCGCCGTCGCGATGCTCCCGATGCTGCTCGCCCGCGACTTCGTCGTCGCGGTCGTCTGCGGCATCGTCATCGGTGTCGGGTACTCGGGCGTCCTCGCGACGGCGGACCTCGTCGTCGCGAAGCTGCTGGACGAGGACACCCTGCGGACGGGCGTGCACCGCGAGGGCATGTTCCTCGCGGCGATCGGGTTCTTCAACCGGCTCAACGGACTCGTCCGCGGAGCCGCGTTCGTGCTCGCCGGCGCGCTGTTCGGGTTCCGGAGCGGCGACAACCCCGGTGACCGCCCGGACCAGGCGGGCCTGTTCCTGGCGGTCGTCGCTCCCGCGGCGTTCCTGGCGCTCGCCGCGATCGCCGCCCGGTTCGTCCGCTTCGACGACGACGTCACGCCGCCGGACATCGACGCCGTCATCGCCGCCGAACGGATGGACGAGCAGCGATGA
- a CDS encoding polysaccharide deacetylase family protein — MTRELILTADDFGIDPESNAAITSLARDRLVTATSIITVADAAEEALAVAGSLEIAVGLHVTFTSTAPHTRWRPASGRSALADADGYFPVEVRDTLATATSADVHAEIEAQLGLLRDAGIRVTHLDLHTVALYGLTGPGVVAEALDIAARERLGFRLPRIFAAFASPDDDEPSAPHAASVVAADGLGVRLPRMVTSDPRPAGLIPDYESLRASYLLQLEMLPEGLSEMFLHPSLASDRLADDDEARKRAWEHAVLRDPVFRTALEAFTLTHW, encoded by the coding sequence ATGACCCGGGAGCTCATCCTCACGGCCGACGACTTCGGCATCGACCCCGAGTCCAACGCCGCCATCACGTCGCTGGCGCGCGACCGCCTCGTCACGGCCACGAGCATCATCACCGTGGCCGACGCCGCCGAGGAGGCCCTCGCCGTCGCCGGCTCGCTCGAGATCGCCGTCGGCCTGCACGTGACGTTCACGTCGACGGCGCCGCACACGCGGTGGCGACCGGCGTCGGGCAGGAGCGCGCTGGCCGACGCCGACGGCTACTTCCCGGTCGAGGTCCGCGACACGCTCGCCACCGCGACCTCGGCCGACGTCCACGCGGAGATCGAGGCCCAGCTGGGCCTGCTGCGCGACGCCGGCATCCGGGTGACGCACCTGGACCTGCACACGGTCGCGCTCTACGGACTCACCGGGCCGGGCGTCGTCGCCGAGGCGCTCGACATCGCCGCGCGCGAGCGCCTCGGGTTCCGCCTCCCCCGCATCTTCGCCGCGTTCGCCTCACCCGATGACGACGAGCCGTCCGCGCCGCACGCGGCCAGCGTCGTCGCCGCCGACGGCCTCGGCGTGCGCCTCCCGCGCATGGTCACGAGCGACCCGCGCCCGGCCGGGCTCATCCCGGACTACGAGAGCCTGCGCGCCTCCTACCTCCTGCAGCTGGAGATGCTCCCCGAGGGACTGAGCGAGATGTTCCTCCACCCCTCGCTCGCCAGCGACCGCCTGGCCGACGACGACGAGGCGCGCAAGCGCGCCTGGGAGCACGCCGTGCTGCGCGACCCCGTGTTCCGGACGGCGCTCGAGGCCTTCACGCTCACGCACTGGTAG